A genomic region of Alistipes megaguti contains the following coding sequences:
- a CDS encoding glycoside hydrolase family 97 C-terminal domain-containing protein codes for MATLYADAPDADYAENPEAYRIRSGRVTARNRLSVWMASGGGFAISLREAAPDDRRLPKLK; via the coding sequence GTGGCAACGCTCTACGCCGATGCGCCGGATGCCGACTATGCCGAGAACCCGGAGGCTTACCGCATCCGCAGCGGACGGGTCACAGCCCGCAACCGGTTGTCGGTATGGATGGCCAGCGGCGGAGGATTTGCCATCTCGCTGCGGGAGGCCGCTCCGGACGACCGCAGACTGCCGAAGCTGAAATAA
- the rlmH gene encoding 23S rRNA (pseudouridine(1915)-N(3))-methyltransferase RlmH translates to MNIELILIGKTDSKEVAALVELYARRVNHYCRFAVTTLPDVRNTKSLSIKQQRTAEGEAILRQLSDGDYVTLLDERGTEYRSVEFALWLQKRLNSGVKRLVLVIGGPYGFSDEVYERADAKLSLSRMTFSHQIVRAIFAEQIYRAFTILNNEPYHHE, encoded by the coding sequence ATGAACATCGAACTGATCCTGATCGGCAAGACCGACTCGAAGGAGGTCGCCGCGCTGGTCGAGCTCTACGCCCGGCGGGTGAACCACTACTGCCGTTTCGCCGTAACGACACTGCCCGACGTGCGCAACACGAAGAGTCTGAGCATCAAGCAGCAGCGCACGGCCGAGGGTGAAGCCATCCTGCGCCAGCTCTCGGACGGGGACTACGTCACGCTGCTCGACGAACGGGGCACCGAATACCGCTCGGTGGAGTTTGCGCTGTGGCTGCAGAAGCGGCTGAACAGCGGCGTCAAACGTCTCGTACTGGTCATCGGGGGCCCCTACGGCTTCTCCGACGAGGTCTACGAGAGGGCCGATGCAAAGCTGTCGCTCTCGCGCATGACCTTTTCGCACCAGATCGTGCGGGCGATCTTCGCCGAACAGATCTACCGCGCCTTCACGATCCTCAACAACGAACCCTATCACCACGAATAA
- the rpoN gene encoding RNA polymerase factor sigma-54 codes for MAINQKQVLSLQQKLSPQQIQMIKLLELPTVQLEQRIKQEIEDNIVLEEEERSAEDEDLQPQEISVDEYLREDDTPSYKSHINNYSKDDKQRPVYLTEGRSLQEYLIEQLNFRNLSERDMRLATYLVGSLDEDGYLRRDLESVADDIAFTVGIETSAEELARILGIIHELEPAGIGARDLRECLLLQIDQLPLNTRPRRLARRILADYFDEFVKKHYEKLMARLQVSEDEFREAIAEIKHLSPKPGNLYAEGGTDTTPYIIPDFILDYQDGHFNLSMNSYNVPEVRINRRYVDMIRDMVGPDGKVKEQDREALQFVKNKIDSAKWFISAIKQRHDTLMRTMQTILDYQQEYFKDGDRSKLRPMILKDIADRTGLDVSTISRVVNSKYVQTQFGIILLKSLFSEAMQTESGEEVSSYEIKHILQQCIDGEDKRHPLTDETLMDILNSKGYRIARRTVAKYREMLGIPVARLRKQI; via the coding sequence ATGGCAATCAATCAGAAACAGGTACTTTCGCTTCAGCAGAAGCTCTCTCCGCAACAGATTCAGATGATCAAGCTGCTGGAGCTGCCTACCGTGCAGCTCGAACAGCGCATCAAGCAGGAGATCGAAGACAACATCGTCCTCGAGGAGGAGGAACGTTCCGCCGAGGACGAAGACCTGCAGCCGCAGGAGATCTCCGTCGACGAATACCTGCGCGAAGACGATACCCCCTCCTACAAGAGCCACATCAACAACTACTCGAAGGACGACAAGCAGCGTCCGGTCTACCTGACCGAAGGACGCTCGCTGCAGGAGTATCTCATCGAGCAGTTGAATTTCCGCAACCTCTCGGAGCGCGACATGCGTCTGGCGACCTATCTGGTCGGCAGTCTCGACGAGGACGGCTACCTGCGCCGCGACCTGGAGTCGGTGGCCGACGACATCGCCTTTACGGTGGGTATCGAGACCTCGGCCGAGGAGCTGGCGCGTATTCTGGGGATCATCCACGAACTGGAACCGGCCGGGATCGGGGCCCGCGACCTGCGCGAGTGCCTGCTGCTGCAGATCGACCAGCTGCCGCTCAATACGCGTCCGCGCCGGTTGGCCCGCCGGATTCTGGCCGACTACTTCGACGAGTTTGTCAAGAAGCACTATGAGAAGCTGATGGCGCGGCTGCAGGTCTCGGAGGATGAGTTCCGCGAGGCCATTGCCGAGATCAAGCACCTTTCGCCCAAACCCGGCAACCTCTATGCCGAGGGGGGAACGGATACGACACCCTACATCATTCCGGATTTCATCCTCGACTATCAGGACGGTCATTTCAACCTCTCGATGAATTCGTACAACGTCCCCGAGGTGCGGATCAACCGCCGCTACGTCGACATGATCCGCGACATGGTGGGTCCCGACGGCAAGGTCAAGGAGCAGGATCGGGAGGCGCTGCAGTTCGTCAAGAACAAGATCGACTCGGCCAAGTGGTTCATCTCGGCGATCAAGCAGCGCCACGACACGCTGATGCGCACGATGCAGACCATTCTCGACTACCAGCAGGAGTACTTCAAGGACGGCGACCGTTCGAAACTCCGCCCGATGATTCTCAAGGATATTGCCGACCGCACGGGGCTCGATGTCTCGACCATCTCGCGCGTGGTCAACAGCAAGTACGTGCAGACGCAGTTCGGGATCATCCTGCTCAAGTCGCTCTTCTCGGAGGCGATGCAGACCGAATCGGGTGAGGAGGTCTCGAGCTATGAGATCAAACACATCCTCCAGCAGTGTATCGACGGCGAGGACAAGCGCCACCCGCTGACCGACGAGACGCTGATGGACATCCTCAATTCGAAGGGATACCGCATTGCGCGGCGTACGGTGGCCAAGTACCGCGAGATGCTGGGCATCCCGGTGGCGCGGCTGCGCAAGCAGATCTGA
- a CDS encoding glycoside hydrolase family 2 TIM barrel-domain containing protein: protein MKRTLWTAALAACTLTAAAQEESAARPLAEGGRIFRTEVVPYNARHDADARNRQAGGYWMEFRPELITRSEGEISAFYGAKIDIPFEWTDGRVFLHLENTGAGYSLWLNDRPVAEVNDPLTPAEFDLTPYVRQGVNSFRVLMHARRLAIDGQGVQRPLFENSYLYYQNRRSIADFEIALVPDTLGREFGMLDLKIIACNAYNYDEPVTVGYDIYSPDGKLQEFNMTEITIPGRSTDTVRYTPLIYHTYEHKWEAGSKNPPLYSVMLFTRRNGVYKEYMPLKIGFGKTELVDGRLMRLGKELRLVKAQYNAAADRKTTLSELKALKAKGNNTICPNYPQPVWFYELCDQLGLYVIDRAAIDAPEKRDDRRVGGTPSNDPRLVDEYIERVKSMYYRSRNFTCVVAYDLGCPSGNGYNMYKAYEWLKSVEKSRPVIYSDADGEWNSDL from the coding sequence ATGAAACGAACGTTATGGACGGCTGCGCTGGCAGCCTGCACGCTGACGGCTGCTGCCCAGGAGGAATCCGCAGCCCGCCCCCTGGCCGAGGGTGGCCGCATCTTCCGCACCGAGGTGGTCCCCTACAACGCCCGCCACGACGCCGATGCCCGCAACCGCCAGGCCGGAGGCTACTGGATGGAGTTCCGTCCCGAACTGATCACCCGCTCCGAGGGCGAGATCAGCGCCTTCTACGGCGCGAAAATCGACATCCCGTTCGAATGGACCGACGGTCGCGTCTTCCTCCACCTCGAAAATACGGGCGCCGGCTACTCGCTGTGGCTCAACGACCGGCCCGTGGCCGAGGTCAACGATCCGCTGACCCCCGCGGAGTTCGACCTGACGCCCTACGTCCGACAGGGGGTCAACTCGTTCCGCGTGCTGATGCACGCCCGGCGCCTGGCGATCGACGGCCAGGGAGTGCAGCGTCCGCTCTTCGAAAACAGCTACCTCTATTACCAGAACCGGCGTTCGATCGCCGACTTCGAGATCGCCCTGGTCCCCGACACGCTGGGGCGCGAATTCGGCATGCTCGATCTGAAGATCATCGCCTGCAACGCCTACAATTACGACGAACCCGTCACCGTGGGGTACGACATCTACTCGCCGGACGGCAAACTGCAGGAGTTCAACATGACCGAGATCACCATCCCGGGCCGTTCGACCGATACGGTGCGCTACACGCCGCTGATCTACCACACCTATGAGCACAAGTGGGAGGCCGGAAGCAAAAATCCGCCCCTCTACAGCGTGATGCTCTTCACGCGCCGCAACGGCGTCTACAAGGAGTACATGCCCCTGAAGATCGGATTCGGCAAGACGGAACTCGTCGACGGACGACTCATGCGGCTGGGCAAGGAGCTGCGGCTGGTCAAGGCCCAATACAACGCCGCCGCCGACCGCAAGACGACCCTTTCGGAGCTCAAGGCACTGAAGGCCAAGGGAAACAATACGATCTGCCCGAACTATCCGCAGCCCGTGTGGTTCTACGAACTGTGCGACCAGCTGGGGCTCTACGTCATCGACCGTGCGGCGATCGACGCCCCCGAGAAGCGCGATGACCGCCGCGTGGGCGGCACGCCGTCGAACGATCCGCGTCTGGTCGACGAGTACATCGAACGCGTCAAGTCGATGTACTACCGCTCGCGCAACTTCACCTGCGTGGTGGCCTACGACCTGGGCTGCCCCTCGGGAAACGGCTACAACATGTACAAGGCCTACGAGTGGCTCAAGTCGGTGGAGAAGTCGCGGCCGGTGATCTACTCCGACGCCGACGGCGAGTGGAACAGCGACCTCTGA
- a CDS encoding NAD(+) synthase — MDNFGFLKVAAAIPSLRVGDCTYNMERTAALAEEAARRGVEIAAFPELGITAYTCADLLLQPTLLDAAEEALVRLTKATRRLPLVVIVGAPLRHGSALYNCAVVMTQGKLLGVVPKSYIPNYAEFYEDRWFASGAGITDEQIAVGGQTADFGADLTFEVNGAEFGVEICEDLWAPIPPSSQLALNGAKVIFNLSASPELAGKHLYLRTLVAQQSARCLAAYVYVSAGFGESSTDLVFAGNGLIAENGTLLREAERFSIDEQLVVADVDLQRLEFERRRNTSFRQREAASENTVIEMEIPEGLRAAVPERDVDPMPFVPKDEEHRSERCEEIFRIQSHGLAQRLRHTRCERAVVGISGGLDSTLALLVTVRTFDLLKLDRTGIIGITMPGFGTTDRTYHNALELMRELGVTVREIPIRDACLQHMRDIGLDPADRSAAYENAQARERTQILMDVANMEGGLVIGTGDLSELALGWATYNGDQMSMYGVNASVPKTLVRHLVKWVADTERDSSTRATLLDIIDTPVSPELLPADADGHIAQKTEDLVGPYELHDFFLYNFLRLGFGPEKILRLAEVAFEGSYDSETILKWLRIFFRRFFAQQFKRSAMPDGPKVGSVTLSPRGDWRMPSDASADVWLRELDRL; from the coding sequence ATGGACAATTTCGGATTTCTGAAGGTGGCGGCGGCGATCCCCTCCCTGCGGGTCGGCGACTGTACCTACAACATGGAGCGCACGGCAGCGCTGGCTGAAGAAGCTGCCCGCCGCGGCGTGGAGATCGCGGCATTCCCCGAACTGGGAATCACCGCCTACACGTGTGCCGACCTGCTACTGCAGCCCACGCTGCTCGATGCCGCCGAGGAGGCCCTCGTGCGGCTGACGAAGGCCACGCGCAGACTGCCGCTGGTCGTGATCGTCGGGGCGCCGCTGCGCCACGGTTCCGCGCTCTACAACTGCGCCGTAGTGATGACTCAGGGCAAGCTGCTCGGCGTCGTCCCGAAGAGCTACATCCCCAACTATGCGGAGTTCTACGAGGATCGCTGGTTCGCCTCCGGGGCCGGAATCACCGACGAACAGATCGCCGTCGGCGGACAAACGGCCGACTTCGGGGCCGATCTGACCTTTGAGGTCAACGGCGCGGAGTTCGGCGTGGAGATCTGCGAGGACCTCTGGGCTCCGATTCCGCCCTCGTCGCAGCTGGCGCTGAACGGCGCCAAGGTGATCTTCAACCTCTCGGCTTCGCCCGAACTGGCCGGCAAGCACCTCTACCTGCGCACGCTGGTGGCCCAGCAGTCGGCCCGTTGTCTGGCAGCCTACGTCTACGTCTCGGCCGGATTCGGCGAGTCTTCGACCGACCTGGTCTTCGCCGGAAACGGTCTGATCGCCGAAAACGGCACGCTGCTGCGCGAGGCCGAGCGCTTCTCGATCGACGAGCAGCTGGTCGTGGCCGATGTCGACCTGCAGCGGCTCGAGTTCGAACGCCGCCGCAACACCTCGTTCCGCCAGCGGGAGGCCGCCTCGGAGAATACCGTCATCGAGATGGAGATCCCCGAAGGGCTGCGTGCCGCCGTTCCGGAGCGTGACGTCGACCCGATGCCCTTCGTGCCGAAGGACGAGGAGCACCGCAGCGAACGCTGCGAGGAGATCTTCCGCATCCAGTCGCACGGACTGGCCCAGCGGCTGCGCCACACGCGCTGCGAACGGGCCGTGGTCGGCATCTCGGGCGGACTGGATTCGACGCTGGCCCTGCTGGTGACGGTCCGCACGTTCGACCTGCTGAAGCTCGACCGCACGGGAATCATCGGCATCACGATGCCCGGCTTCGGAACCACCGACCGCACCTATCACAACGCCCTGGAGCTGATGCGCGAACTGGGGGTCACCGTACGCGAGATTCCGATCCGCGACGCCTGTCTGCAGCACATGCGCGACATCGGTCTCGATCCGGCGGACCGCTCGGCCGCCTACGAGAATGCCCAGGCCCGCGAACGGACCCAGATCCTGATGGATGTGGCCAACATGGAGGGCGGTCTGGTCATCGGAACAGGCGACCTCTCGGAGCTGGCACTCGGATGGGCCACCTACAACGGCGACCAGATGTCGATGTACGGCGTCAATGCCTCGGTACCCAAGACGCTGGTGCGCCACCTGGTCAAGTGGGTCGCCGACACGGAGCGCGATTCCTCGACGCGCGCCACGCTGCTCGACATCATCGACACCCCCGTGAGCCCCGAACTGCTGCCGGCCGATGCCGACGGACACATCGCCCAGAAAACCGAAGATCTGGTGGGCCCCTACGAACTCCACGACTTCTTCCTCTACAACTTCCTGCGGCTGGGCTTCGGCCCGGAGAAGATCCTTCGGCTGGCCGAGGTGGCCTTCGAAGGGAGCTATGACAGCGAAACGATCCTCAAGTGGCTGCGGATCTTCTTCCGCCGCTTCTTCGCGCAGCAGTTCAAGCGCTCGGCCATGCCCGACGGCCCGAAGGTCGGTTCGGTGACCCTCTCGCCGCGCGGCGACTGGCGCATGCCATCGGATGCCTCGGCCGACGTCTGGCTCCGCGAGCTCGACCGGCTGTAA
- the asnS gene encoding asparagine--tRNA ligase — MKTQRIAEILKSGVVDSDIVVKGWVRTKRGNKNVAFIAMNDGSCVNNIQVVVDLSKISEEQLKPITTGACIRVDGRLVASPGAGQGVEVQAERIEIYGTADPDTYPLQKKGHSLEFLRDIAYLRPRTNTFGAVLRIRHAMAYAIHEYFNRNGFYYFHTPIITASDCEGAGAMFQVTTLDLNNLPKTEEGKVDYTKDFFGKSCNLTVSGQLEGELGALSLGRIYTFGPTFRAENSNTPRHASEFWMIEPEAAFYDLEDDMELAEDFLKYLIQYALDNCKEDLEFMNKMWDKGLIDRLKFVLHNDFKRLDYTEGIEILKASGRKFEFPCDWGCDLQSEHERYLVEEHFKRPVILINYPKDIKAFYMKQNDDGKTVRAMDVLFPGIGEIIGGSEREADYEKLNRRVKELGMNERELWWYLDTRRWGSAPHSGFGLGFDRLLLFVTGLTNIRDVQPFPRTPMHADF; from the coding sequence ATGAAAACGCAGAGAATCGCAGAAATCCTCAAGTCGGGGGTCGTGGACAGCGACATCGTCGTCAAAGGTTGGGTGCGCACCAAGCGCGGCAACAAGAACGTGGCCTTTATCGCCATGAACGACGGGTCGTGCGTGAACAACATACAGGTGGTGGTCGATCTGTCGAAGATCAGCGAGGAGCAGCTCAAGCCCATTACGACGGGAGCCTGCATCCGTGTCGACGGCCGGCTGGTTGCCTCGCCCGGGGCCGGTCAGGGCGTCGAGGTGCAGGCCGAGCGGATCGAGATCTACGGTACGGCCGACCCCGATACCTATCCCCTGCAGAAGAAGGGCCACTCGCTGGAGTTCCTGCGTGACATCGCCTACCTGCGTCCGAGGACCAATACCTTCGGCGCCGTGCTGCGTATCCGCCACGCCATGGCCTACGCCATCCACGAGTATTTCAACAGGAACGGATTCTACTACTTCCATACGCCGATCATCACCGCTTCGGACTGCGAAGGGGCCGGCGCCATGTTCCAGGTCACGACGCTCGACCTGAACAATCTGCCCAAGACCGAGGAGGGAAAGGTCGACTATACGAAGGACTTCTTCGGCAAGTCGTGCAATCTGACCGTTTCGGGACAGCTCGAAGGTGAGCTGGGCGCCCTGTCGCTGGGCCGCATCTATACGTTCGGCCCAACGTTCCGCGCCGAAAACTCCAACACGCCGCGCCACGCCTCGGAGTTCTGGATGATCGAACCCGAAGCGGCGTTCTACGACCTGGAGGACGATATGGAGCTGGCCGAGGATTTCCTCAAGTACTTGATCCAGTATGCGCTGGACAACTGCAAGGAGGACCTCGAGTTCATGAACAAGATGTGGGACAAGGGGCTGATCGACCGGCTGAAGTTCGTGCTGCACAACGATTTCAAACGCCTCGACTACACCGAGGGTATCGAGATCCTGAAGGCTTCGGGCCGCAAGTTCGAATTCCCGTGCGACTGGGGCTGCGACCTGCAGTCGGAGCACGAGCGCTACCTGGTCGAGGAGCATTTCAAGCGCCCGGTGATCCTGATCAACTATCCGAAGGATATCAAGGCCTTCTACATGAAGCAGAACGATGACGGAAAGACCGTGCGCGCCATGGATGTTCTCTTCCCGGGCATCGGCGAGATCATCGGCGGCTCGGAGCGTGAGGCCGACTACGAGAAGCTGAACCGCCGCGTCAAGGAGCTCGGCATGAACGAGCGCGAACTGTGGTGGTATCTTGATACGCGCCGCTGGGGATCGGCTCCCCACTCGGGCTTCGGTCTGGGCTTCGACCGTCTGCTGTTGTTCGTCACCGGTCTGACCAACATCCGCGACGTACAGCCCTTCCCGCGTACACCGATGCACGCCGATTTCTGA
- the gdhA gene encoding NADP-specific glutamate dehydrogenase, producing MNEQARQYVEDFMARLIARNPGEPEFHQAVREVAESLAPHIVASPILQKMKILERIAEPERVIMFRVAWLNDKGEIEINRGYRIQMNSAIGPYKGGIRFHPSVNLSILKFLAFEQTFKNSLTTLPMGGAKGGSDFNPKGKSDNEVMKFCQSFMTELQRHIGQDTDVPAGDIGVGGREIGYMFGQYKRLRDEFTGTLTGKGRDWGGSPLRPEATGYGTCYFAQEMLATRGDSFQGKTVCISGSGNVAQYACMKATELGAKVVTLSDSSGYIYDPEGISPEKLDYVMELKNIFRGRIKEYAERYPSATYYPGERPWGVKCDIAMPCATQNELNGDEAQMLVDNGCICVAEGANMPSTPEAIRVFQLHKLLYAPGKAANAGGVATSGLEMVQNSMRLTWTPEEVDARLKAIMKNIHSVCVQYGTEPDGYINYVVGANIGGFMKVANAMLAQGCV from the coding sequence ATGAACGAACAAGCCCGACAATACGTCGAAGATTTCATGGCCCGGCTCATCGCCCGCAATCCGGGAGAGCCGGAGTTCCATCAGGCCGTCCGTGAGGTGGCCGAGTCGCTGGCTCCGCACATCGTCGCCAGCCCGATCCTGCAGAAGATGAAGATTCTCGAACGCATCGCCGAACCCGAACGGGTCATCATGTTCCGTGTGGCGTGGCTCAACGACAAGGGCGAAATCGAAATCAACCGCGGTTACCGCATCCAGATGAACAGCGCCATCGGCCCCTACAAGGGCGGTATCCGCTTCCACCCGTCGGTGAACCTCTCGATCCTGAAGTTCCTGGCCTTCGAGCAGACCTTCAAGAACAGCCTCACGACCCTCCCGATGGGCGGCGCCAAGGGTGGTTCGGACTTCAACCCCAAAGGCAAGTCGGACAACGAAGTAATGAAGTTCTGCCAGTCGTTCATGACCGAACTGCAACGCCATATCGGTCAGGATACCGACGTGCCGGCCGGCGATATCGGCGTCGGAGGCCGCGAAATCGGATACATGTTCGGCCAGTACAAGCGTTTGCGCGACGAGTTCACCGGGACGCTCACCGGTAAGGGCCGCGACTGGGGCGGCAGCCCGCTGCGCCCCGAGGCCACGGGATACGGCACCTGCTACTTCGCCCAGGAGATGCTCGCCACGCGCGGCGACTCGTTCCAGGGCAAAACCGTCTGCATCTCCGGTTCGGGCAACGTGGCCCAGTATGCCTGCATGAAGGCTACGGAGCTGGGAGCCAAGGTCGTGACGCTCTCCGATTCGTCGGGTTACATCTACGACCCCGAAGGCATCAGCCCCGAAAAGCTCGACTACGTCATGGAGCTCAAGAACATCTTCCGCGGCCGCATCAAGGAGTATGCCGAGCGCTATCCCTCGGCGACGTACTATCCGGGCGAGCGTCCGTGGGGCGTGAAGTGCGACATCGCCATGCCGTGCGCCACGCAGAACGAACTCAACGGCGATGAGGCCCAGATGCTCGTCGACAACGGCTGCATCTGCGTGGCCGAAGGGGCCAACATGCCCTCGACACCCGAAGCCATCCGCGTCTTCCAGCTCCACAAGCTGCTCTATGCCCCGGGCAAGGCGGCCAATGCGGGAGGTGTAGCCACCTCGGGCCTCGAGATGGTTCAGAACTCAATGCGCCTGACCTGGACCCCCGAGGAGGTCGACGCACGCCTCAAGGCCATCATGAAAAACATCCACTCGGTCTGCGTCCAGTACGGCACCGAACCCGACGGCTACATCAACTATGTCGTCGGAGCCAACATCGGCGGCTTCATGAAGGTGGCCAACGCCATGCTGGCCCAGGGATGCGTATAA
- the pepT gene encoding peptidase T yields the protein MDLKERFLKYVSYDTQSSEESTTFPSTEKQKVLLEALRDEMLTLGMTDVTMDQYGYVMGTIPASAGCENAPVIGFIAHVDTSPDMSGKDVKPRVVEDYDGGDLVLNGHLTMRVEDFPELSFFKGHTLIHTDGTTLLGADDKAGVAEIMTAAEYLMTHPEIRHGKIRIGFTPDEEVGRGVDFFDVRAFGADFAYTVDGGMEGELEYENFNAASAKIEIQGRNVHPGYAKAKMINAIDVACELQTLLPAAERPQFTEGYEGFYHCVGVNGTVEKASLSYIIRDHDADRFEQKKVFLWACVDLLKKKYGDEVLTLTMKNQYFNMRKMVEPHPQLIERALKAMEMAGVKPLVRPIRGGTDGARLSFMGLPCPNLFTGGMNFHGKFEYCSLTTMRKAQQVILNLAQLWAE from the coding sequence ATGGATCTCAAGGAACGATTTCTGAAATATGTCTCCTACGACACCCAGTCGTCGGAGGAGAGCACAACCTTCCCCTCGACCGAGAAGCAGAAGGTGCTGCTCGAAGCCCTGCGTGACGAGATGCTGACGCTCGGCATGACCGACGTCACGATGGACCAGTACGGCTACGTGATGGGCACCATCCCCGCCTCGGCAGGGTGTGAGAATGCCCCCGTCATCGGCTTCATCGCCCACGTCGACACGTCGCCCGACATGAGCGGCAAGGATGTCAAACCTCGCGTGGTGGAGGATTACGACGGCGGTGACCTGGTGCTGAACGGCCACCTGACGATGCGCGTCGAGGATTTCCCCGAGCTGTCCTTCTTCAAGGGCCACACGCTGATCCACACCGACGGCACAACCCTGCTGGGGGCCGACGACAAGGCCGGCGTGGCCGAGATCATGACCGCCGCCGAGTATCTGATGACCCACCCCGAAATCCGGCACGGAAAGATCCGCATCGGCTTCACCCCCGACGAGGAGGTGGGACGCGGCGTCGACTTCTTCGACGTACGGGCCTTCGGCGCCGACTTCGCCTACACGGTCGACGGCGGCATGGAGGGCGAACTCGAGTATGAAAACTTCAACGCCGCGAGCGCCAAGATCGAAATTCAGGGCCGCAACGTCCACCCGGGCTACGCCAAGGCGAAAATGATCAACGCCATCGACGTGGCCTGCGAGTTGCAAACGCTGCTCCCGGCGGCCGAGCGTCCGCAGTTCACCGAGGGCTACGAGGGCTTCTACCACTGCGTCGGCGTGAACGGCACGGTCGAGAAGGCCTCGCTGAGCTACATCATCCGCGACCACGATGCCGACCGCTTCGAGCAGAAGAAGGTCTTCCTGTGGGCGTGCGTCGACCTGCTGAAGAAAAAATACGGCGACGAGGTGCTCACCCTCACGATGAAGAACCAGTATTTCAACATGCGCAAGATGGTCGAGCCCCATCCGCAGCTGATCGAGCGGGCACTGAAGGCCATGGAGATGGCCGGCGTGAAGCCGCTGGTACGGCCCATCCGCGGCGGTACGGACGGCGCTCGTCTCTCGTTCATGGGGCTGCCCTGCCCGAACCTCTTCACCGGAGGCATGAACTTCCACGGCAAGTTCGAATACTGCTCGCTCACCACGATGCGCAAGGCCCAGCAGGTGATTCTGAACCTGGCACAGCTCTGGGCCGAATAG
- a CDS encoding response regulator transcription factor, translating to MQPTPAIAVLTSNILVGAGLRSMLEKMVPQASVELLRTFEAYLEAGPDRYVHCFVAAPVFRAHSAFFRERCHRTIVLTHGSPCPGMHALDVDTDEEEFVHALVRMQQHVRRPEHTLSDREPAAQPLSERETEVLTLIARGLINKEIADRLGIGLTTVISHRRNIMEKLGIRSVAGLAVYALTSGLVDADEI from the coding sequence ATGCAGCCGACCCCCGCAATAGCCGTCCTGACCTCCAACATCCTCGTGGGTGCGGGGCTGCGTTCGATGCTCGAAAAGATGGTTCCGCAGGCCTCGGTCGAGCTGCTGCGCACCTTCGAGGCCTATCTCGAGGCGGGACCCGACCGCTATGTTCACTGCTTTGTCGCGGCTCCGGTCTTCCGGGCCCACAGTGCCTTCTTCCGCGAACGCTGCCACCGCACGATCGTGCTGACCCACGGAAGCCCGTGTCCGGGGATGCACGCGCTCGACGTCGACACCGACGAGGAGGAGTTCGTCCACGCGCTGGTCCGCATGCAGCAGCACGTGCGGCGCCCCGAACACACGCTCAGCGACCGCGAACCCGCCGCACAGCCCCTCTCCGAACGCGAAACCGAGGTGCTGACGCTCATCGCCCGCGGGCTGATCAACAAGGAGATCGCCGACCGGCTGGGTATCGGGCTGACGACGGTCATCTCCCACCGCCGCAACATCATGGAGAAACTCGGCATCCGCTCGGTGGCCGGGCTGGCCGTCTATGCGCTGACCTCCGGGCTGGTCGACGCTGACGAGATCTGA
- a CDS encoding DUF4923 family protein, producing MKKILLTTVVLLVAASAAAQDWKDALKKIATTAVDEVTDGKLTQYALDGTWNYTGPGVKFEGEDMLSDLGAAALESTVVEKLEKAYSLVGIKAGTSSFTFERADSTFTAVLGKHQLSGTYSYDAEKHTVALYFAKGKLNLGTVEGHAYVSGSDLQLVFPVTKLVNLVTSLGSKVSSLSTLVTLLKKYEDVYLGFAFSR from the coding sequence ATGAAAAAGATTCTTTTAACGACGGTCGTCCTGCTCGTGGCAGCCTCGGCCGCAGCTCAGGACTGGAAAGATGCCCTGAAGAAGATCGCCACCACGGCGGTCGACGAAGTCACCGACGGAAAACTCACCCAGTATGCCCTTGACGGAACGTGGAACTACACGGGCCCGGGCGTCAAGTTCGAAGGCGAAGACATGCTCTCGGACCTCGGAGCCGCAGCCCTCGAATCAACCGTCGTCGAGAAACTCGAGAAGGCCTACTCCCTGGTCGGCATCAAGGCCGGAACCAGTTCGTTCACCTTCGAACGCGCCGACAGCACCTTCACCGCCGTACTGGGCAAGCACCAGCTCTCGGGAACCTACTCCTACGACGCCGAAAAGCACACCGTGGCCCTGTACTTTGCCAAAGGCAAACTCAATCTGGGAACCGTCGAGGGACATGCCTACGTCAGCGGCTCCGATCTGCAGCTGGTCTTCCCGGTGACGAAACTGGTGAATCTGGTCACGTCGCTCGGCAGCAAGGTCTCTTCGCTTTCGACCCTCGTCACCCTGCTCAAGAAGTACGAAGACGTCTACCTCGGATTCGCCTTCTCCCGCTAA